In Thermosynechococcus sichuanensis E542, a single genomic region encodes these proteins:
- the acsF gene encoding magnesium-protoporphyrin IX monomethyl ester (oxidative) cyclase codes for MVAIAPNPDSGQSVKTIRENLLTPRFYTTDFEQAAKLDLSRQQEQLEAMLAEMRADYNRHHFVRDDSFKGTWDTLDAETRKAFIDYLERSCVSEFSGFLLFKELSRKLKNRNPLLAEIFHLMARDEARHAGFLNKAMMDFGHAMDLGYLSKARTYTFFPLPWVLYTVYLSEKIGYWRYIIIYRHLEKHPEHSFYPLFNYFESWCQDENRHGDIFKALIHSQPQLLQGWGAKLWMRFFLLAVFATHTLTVHERAKFYEALGLDATEFDREVIAKTNETAARTFSVVLNVDHPEFYPRLQRCVEISKKLQAIEASNQPQWLKALRKLPHQLAIAGHLLRIYLLPPVNAQQEWGTVH; via the coding sequence ATGGTGGCGATCGCCCCCAATCCCGATTCAGGCCAGAGCGTTAAAACCATTCGCGAAAACCTTTTAACCCCCCGTTTTTACACAACAGATTTTGAACAGGCAGCAAAACTTGACCTTAGTCGCCAGCAGGAACAACTCGAAGCAATGTTGGCGGAAATGCGGGCAGACTACAACCGCCATCACTTTGTCCGCGACGACTCCTTCAAAGGCACATGGGACACCTTGGATGCAGAGACCCGCAAAGCCTTTATTGACTACCTTGAGCGTTCCTGTGTCTCTGAGTTTTCAGGGTTTTTGCTCTTTAAGGAACTCTCACGCAAGCTCAAGAATCGCAACCCCCTTTTGGCAGAAATCTTTCACCTAATGGCACGGGATGAGGCGCGGCACGCAGGGTTTCTCAACAAGGCAATGATGGATTTTGGCCATGCCATGGACTTGGGCTATCTCTCCAAGGCGCGCACCTACACCTTTTTCCCGCTGCCGTGGGTACTCTACACCGTCTATCTATCGGAGAAAATTGGCTACTGGCGCTATATCATCATCTACCGTCACCTTGAAAAGCACCCCGAACATTCCTTCTATCCCCTCTTCAACTACTTCGAGAGTTGGTGCCAAGACGAAAACCGCCACGGCGATATTTTCAAGGCCTTGATCCACTCCCAACCCCAATTGCTTCAAGGCTGGGGCGCCAAACTATGGATGCGCTTCTTCCTGCTAGCCGTGTTTGCTACCCATACGCTGACGGTGCATGAGCGTGCCAAATTCTATGAAGCCCTTGGCCTCGATGCCACGGAATTCGATCGCGAGGTGATTGCCAAAACCAATGAAACAGCGGCGCGCACCTTCTCGGTGGTGCTCAATGTCGATCACCCTGAGTTTTACCCCCGTCTGCAACGCTGTGTTGAAATCAGCAAGAAATTGCAAGCTATTGAAGCCAGCAATCAACCGCAGTGGCTGAAGGCCTTGCGGAAGCTGCCTCACCAGTTGGCGATCGCGGGTCATCTCCTACGCATTTATCTGTTGCCCCCCGTCAATGCCCAACAGGAATGGGGCACGGTACACTAG
- a CDS encoding DUF3181 family protein, with product MSRTPLIERLAAEIGRDIYIDVAKWHLYLGDAKLATPLAEAFLPLLEQGEINSAQVTRVLQEVAVPLGGGQQTLSLDRLIPKVNQELLVELLNRFRQEEL from the coding sequence ATGAGTCGTACCCCCTTAATTGAACGCCTTGCAGCGGAAATTGGCCGTGACATTTATATTGATGTCGCCAAATGGCATCTCTACCTTGGGGATGCAAAACTGGCCACCCCGCTTGCTGAAGCATTTTTACCCCTCTTGGAACAGGGGGAAATTAATTCAGCGCAAGTCACTCGCGTCTTGCAGGAGGTTGCCGTTCCCCTTGGCGGCGGTCAGCAGACTCTTTCCCTCGATCGCCTGATTCCCAAGGTCAACCAAGAGCTGCTGGTCGAACTGCTCAACCGTTTTCGCCAAGAGGAGCTTTAG
- a CDS encoding dynamin family protein, translating into MTTVTPQGIPQTAESSQDTVEALRQDVIHLLKQAVPIVERYNDLHKTTGTEFSGTLAIRQALANVEEIALRMAVVAPMKAGKSTIINAIVGQPLLPARNTAMTAIATEIVLDTKCPEPVLFVPQETLTLFEEAAEEIRQECHKNRAEVQAKLQKYPHLSQTLINIISNYTLFPAKTRGVENVGKALQPMNDLVRLASEIVPTYNPVKRMRELPQIRVAPFTLEGEAINTALGNLVIIDTPGPNEAGENLEIKNIFAEQLERSSLILVVLDFTQLKTEAAKSVQDTVQAIAKIRGGTENIYALVNKIDQRRSSDMTPEQVREFVQQEFNISSSHVFEISAQRAYCAARFLNQRDLGEDWQTRPEARDLAREILGDDWEEDLKDISKDNFTKKARKQWYERSGFYQFFTKVINELIKIAAPKVMIDSLRITEGYIKQLLEDINLRKKGYQADLHILQEEVEKLNQDIDAVEKSVSLLNIIEEYQKKIKDFIAREVSNLKKNARADVNRLFSQEEYEQADLPKKAFLIFKELEQGFKSLIRINDKSRQYPSEITFSSRNEAKEFQQKIFDLVSQKAECKFHKAQKEIQQFVDKKITELKEEIKKKSQPILEKAQERLQRTFNVQLSLPNLEVLQINFDNCKFEPETLDEIVEKKRKVKKRFWWHWLWLVPKEVEETYAETIKKYVVHLSQVVNEINKQIDTQANQIEENVSNYLEKGFKSEAEQYLKYLSSYLKDYRTTLTESQEYQRKSTLEKEEVMKQIEKIEMDIQNVRCNISDYLTRVKQVLQNYGSSCDSTANSSC; encoded by the coding sequence ATGACTACGGTTACTCCTCAGGGGATTCCCCAAACCGCTGAATCTTCACAGGATACAGTTGAAGCTCTGCGCCAAGATGTCATTCATTTGCTCAAACAAGCCGTTCCTATTGTTGAACGCTACAATGACCTCCATAAAACAACAGGCACAGAATTTTCAGGTACACTAGCGATTCGGCAAGCCCTCGCCAACGTTGAGGAAATTGCTCTTCGCATGGCTGTGGTTGCCCCTATGAAGGCAGGAAAGTCCACAATCATCAATGCGATCGTTGGTCAACCCCTCCTACCAGCCCGCAACACGGCAATGACTGCTATTGCAACTGAAATCGTTTTAGATACGAAATGCCCTGAACCTGTTCTCTTTGTCCCGCAAGAGACCCTCACGTTATTTGAAGAGGCAGCAGAGGAAATCCGTCAAGAATGCCATAAGAACCGTGCCGAGGTTCAAGCTAAACTACAGAAATATCCTCATCTCTCCCAAACATTGATTAACATCATTAGCAATTACACTTTGTTTCCTGCAAAGACAAGAGGTGTTGAAAATGTAGGTAAAGCCCTGCAACCAATGAATGATTTGGTACGTTTAGCTAGCGAAATTGTTCCTACCTACAACCCTGTAAAGCGCATGCGGGAGCTACCCCAGATTAGGGTGGCACCTTTCACCCTTGAAGGAGAGGCTATCAACACTGCCTTGGGCAATCTTGTGATTATTGACACTCCAGGCCCTAATGAAGCAGGCGAGAATTTAGAAATCAAGAATATTTTTGCTGAACAACTGGAGCGGAGTAGTCTCATTCTGGTCGTCTTGGACTTTACTCAACTCAAGACTGAGGCAGCTAAAAGTGTTCAAGACACTGTTCAGGCAATTGCTAAGATTCGTGGTGGAACTGAAAATATCTATGCCCTTGTAAATAAAATTGATCAACGGCGCAGCTCGGATATGACTCCTGAACAAGTACGGGAGTTTGTACAGCAGGAATTTAACATTTCTAGCTCTCACGTTTTCGAGATTTCTGCTCAGCGCGCCTACTGTGCTGCTCGCTTTTTGAACCAGCGTGATTTAGGAGAGGACTGGCAGACTCGGCCTGAAGCAAGAGATTTAGCGAGAGAAATTCTTGGGGATGACTGGGAAGAAGACTTGAAAGATATTAGCAAAGACAATTTTACCAAAAAAGCTAGAAAGCAGTGGTATGAACGCTCAGGATTTTATCAGTTTTTCACTAAGGTTATTAATGAACTCATTAAAATTGCCGCGCCAAAAGTGATGATAGATTCACTGCGCATAACTGAGGGATATATTAAGCAGCTTCTTGAAGATATTAATTTACGGAAAAAAGGCTATCAAGCAGACCTTCATATACTTCAGGAGGAAGTTGAGAAATTGAATCAAGATATTGATGCAGTTGAAAAGTCAGTCAGTCTTTTGAATATTATTGAGGAATATCAAAAAAAAATAAAGGACTTTATTGCGCGTGAAGTCTCTAACTTGAAGAAAAATGCAAGAGCAGATGTTAATCGTCTTTTTTCTCAAGAAGAGTATGAACAGGCTGATCTTCCTAAAAAAGCATTTCTTATTTTCAAAGAACTTGAGCAAGGATTCAAAAGTTTGATAAGAATCAATGATAAATCTCGTCAGTACCCTTCAGAGATTACTTTTAGCTCAAGGAATGAAGCAAAAGAATTTCAGCAAAAGATATTTGATCTGGTTTCACAAAAGGCAGAATGCAAATTTCATAAGGCTCAGAAAGAGATTCAGCAATTCGTAGATAAAAAAATCACTGAACTAAAGGAAGAAATAAAGAAAAAAAGTCAACCTATTCTAGAGAAAGCACAAGAACGACTCCAGAGAACTTTTAATGTACAATTAAGTCTTCCTAATCTTGAAGTTTTGCAGATTAATTTTGATAATTGTAAATTTGAGCCTGAAACATTAGATGAGATTGTTGAAAAAAAGCGAAAAGTGAAAAAGCGGTTTTGGTGGCATTGGCTTTGGTTAGTCCCTAAGGAAGTAGAGGAAACCTATGCAGAAACTATTAAAAAATATGTGGTTCATCTCAGTCAAGTAGTTAACGAAATCAACAAACAAATAGATACCCAAGCTAATCAAATTGAAGAAAATGTTTCTAATTATTTAGAAAAGGGTTTTAAATCAGAAGCAGAACAATACCTTAAATATCTCAGTAGCTATCTCAAAGATTATCGAACAACTCTCACTGAGAGCCAAGAATATCAAAGAAAATCTACTCTTGAAAAAGAAGAAGTGATGAAGCAAATAGAGAAGATTGAGATGGACATTCAGAACGTTAGATGTAATATTTCAGATTATTTAACTCGAGTAAAGCAAGTTCTCCAAAACTATGGTTCCTCCTGTGATTCAACAGCGAATTCCTCTTGTTAA
- a CDS encoding heme oxygenase (biliverdin-producing): MTVLSLALREGTAEAHTLAEHTAFMKCFVRGLITPSLFRQFLANLYFVYTALEAALASATSDRLGAMYFPELNRSGQLAEDLAFYYGDNWRDQITPLTATRVYLSRIHDLAQSNPLLLIAHSYTRYMGDLSGGQALSKIVRSQLALPEGKGTAFYEFPALPTPEDKKAFKQRYRETLDSLGLDEDAIARIVKEANFAFALNCNLMHALEPELKTTIGDQVWQSVVIENQPSRREHPRPAAVAV, encoded by the coding sequence ATGACCGTGCTCTCCCTTGCGTTGCGTGAAGGAACTGCTGAGGCGCACACCTTAGCCGAACACACCGCCTTCATGAAATGCTTTGTACGCGGGTTAATTACCCCGAGCCTCTTCCGCCAGTTTTTGGCCAACCTCTACTTCGTTTACACTGCGCTTGAAGCAGCTCTAGCCAGTGCCACCAGCGATCGCCTGGGAGCAATGTACTTCCCCGAACTGAACCGCAGTGGTCAACTGGCCGAAGATTTAGCCTTCTACTACGGCGACAATTGGCGCGATCAGATTACCCCCCTCACGGCCACCCGCGTTTACCTCAGTCGTATCCATGATCTAGCCCAGAGTAACCCTCTGTTGCTCATTGCCCATTCCTACACCCGCTATATGGGTGATCTCTCTGGGGGACAAGCCCTGAGTAAAATTGTCCGTTCCCAGTTGGCGCTCCCCGAAGGCAAAGGCACCGCCTTTTATGAGTTTCCAGCCCTGCCGACCCCGGAAGATAAGAAAGCCTTTAAGCAGCGGTATCGGGAAACTTTGGATAGTCTTGGCCTCGACGAAGACGCGATCGCCCGCATTGTCAAGGAAGCCAACTTTGCCTTTGCCCTCAACTGCAATCTCATGCATGCTCTTGAGCCAGAGTTAAAAACCACCATTGGCGATCAGGTGTGGCAGTCCGTGGTCATTGAAAACCAGCCCAGTCGGCGGGAGCACCCCCGTCCTGCAGCCGTTGCCGTCTAA